The following coding sequences lie in one Panicum virgatum strain AP13 chromosome 6N, P.virgatum_v5, whole genome shotgun sequence genomic window:
- the LOC120678522 gene encoding uncharacterized protein LOC120678522 yields MRLAATKPAAIFITKRQPVPAPRARVAAAAAAGPCSEAAKKSRSDGASWRIAVASSDAEADGGGSEGDAEAGQVAPRGRRARLSARRRESVRLPDGVSGGDVGEFLRHPDGVESLLDTGALQSFAPAGAGPGTFTCRLRRIGFLGFEVAPVLELRVTPTSTDCTVEMLSCRFAGSESMEQQNELFSAFMSNRITWSNDGEEPCLDIDVTLEVTLEVYTKPFSMLPLSAVEKPGNLLMQGLLDRLVPVLGEQLLREYHSWVQQQPEASS; encoded by the exons ATGAGGCTCGCCGCCACCAAGCCTGCGGCCATCTTCATCACCAAACGGCAGCCGGTCCCCGCACCACGGGCAAgagtagcggcggcggcagctgctggTCCGTGCAGCGAGGCAGCCAAGAAGAGCCGCAGCGACGGGGCATCATGGAGGATCGCGGTGGCAAGCAGCGACGCCGAggctgacggcggcggcagcgagggcGATGCCGAGGCGGGCCAGGTCGCGCCGCGAGGACGGCGGGCGCGGCtgtcggcgaggcggcgggagAGCGTCCGGCTCCCGGACGGCGTCTCCGGCGGCGACGTAGGCGAGTTCCTGCGGCACCCCGACGGCGTGGAGTCCCTCCTCGACACCGGCGCGCTCCAGAGCTTCgcgccggcgggggccgggCCCGGCACGTTCACGTGCAGGCTTCGCCGCATCGGATTCCTGGGCTTCGAGGTCGCGCCGGTGCTCGAGCTCCGGGTCACCCCGACGAGCACCGACTGCACCGTCGAGATGCTGTCGTGCAGG TTTGCGGGTTCAGAATCAATGGAGCAGCAGAACGAACTCTTTTCAG CATTTATGAGTAACCGTATAACGTGGAGCAACGATGGCGAGGAGCCCTGCTTGGACATCGATGTCACTTTGGAGGTCACTCTGGAG GTCTACACTAAGCCGTTCAGCATGCTTCCATTGTCAGCAGTGGAGAAACCAGGCAACCT ATTGATGCAAGGCCTGCTGGACAGGCTTGTTCCCGTGCTGGGGGAGCAGCTGCTGAGGGAGTACCATTCCTGGGTCCAGCAGCAGCctgaagcttcttcatga
- the LOC120678805 gene encoding ranBP2-type zinc finger protein At1g67325-like isoform X2: protein MSSQVDSRNQSAGKRARTDGSRREDDWVCPSCKNVNFAFRTTCNMRNCNQSRPADHTAMQKPMQTPPHYTTSGGYMGPGTPPSMYLGGGAPPYGTSMFNGPAMPPRYGIPQFPGSSAYPYGYGGRIPMGSPYGPMQMAGPPPYSGGSMMGAGGMYGMPMDRYGLIPPSPGSMGTRAGSYSDEGSQKKPAGSGRDNDWECPNCHNINFAFRTVCNMRKCNTPRPENQGSKPDGSRGSKPKMPEGSWKCEQCNNINYPFRTKCNRPQCGAEKPLQTNNTNDSATDQDNQFLSCNITKLLSKLRLLHESQDNSEQTQTDLPGDVAGAPMSSHVFRMAALSVLQNSLAN, encoded by the exons ATGTCTTCTCAG GTCGACAGCCGCAACCAATCCGCTGGGAAGCGCGCGCGCACCGACG GCAGCCGGCGTGAGGATGACTGGGTTTGCCCCAGCTGCAAGAATGTCAACTTCGCTTTCCGCACCACTTGCAACATGCGCAACTGCAACCAGTCCAGGCCAGCGGATCACACG GCCATGCAAAAGCCTATGCAGACTCCGCCCCACTACACCACGTCAGGGGGTTACATGGGCCCAGGGACACCTCCATCGATGTACCTTGGTGGGGGTGCTCCCCCGTATGGGACCTCCATGTTTAATGGACCTGCAATGCCGCCGCGCTATGGCATTCCTCAGTTCCCTGGGAGTTCGGCGTATCCATATGGATATGGTGGTCGCATACCGATGGGGAGCCCCTACGGGCCGATGCAAATGGCCGGGCCACCTCCATATTCTGGTGGATCTATGATGGGAGCAG GTGGAATGTATGGAATGCCCATGGACAGATATGGCTTAATTCCTCCTAGTCCTGGTTCAATG GGCACAAGGGCTGGCTCATATTCTGATGAAGGTTCCCAGAAGAAGCCTGCAG GATCTGGGCGTGATAATGATTGGGAGTGTCCAAATTGCCACAACATCAACTTCGCCTTTCGCACAGTCTGTAATATGAGAAAGTGCAACACACCAAGACCTGAAAACCAG GGATCTAAGCCAGATGGTTCAAGAGGCTCAA AACCAAAGATGCCAGAGGGCAGTTGGAAGTGCGAGCAGTGCAATAACATAAACTATCCATTCAGAACAAAATGCAatcgtcctcaatgtggagcaGAGAAGCCACTGCAGACAAACAATACAAATGATTCAGCAACAGATCAGGACAATCAG TTTTTGTCATGTAACATTACGAAGCTTTTATCAAAGCTGCGACTTCTTCATGAATCTCAAGACAACAGTGAGCAGACACAGACGGATCTTCCTGGTGATGTGGCTGGAGCACCAATGAGTTCTCACGTGTTCCGGATGGCAGCACTCAGTGTGTTGCAGAACAGTCTTGCAAACTAA
- the LOC120678805 gene encoding ranBP2-type zinc finger protein At1g67325-like isoform X1 — translation MSSQVDSRNQSAGKRARTDGSRREDDWVCPSCKNVNFAFRTTCNMRNCNQSRPADHTKAMQKPMQTPPHYTTSGGYMGPGTPPSMYLGGGAPPYGTSMFNGPAMPPRYGIPQFPGSSAYPYGYGGRIPMGSPYGPMQMAGPPPYSGGSMMGAGGMYGMPMDRYGLIPPSPGSMGTRAGSYSDEGSQKKPAGSGRDNDWECPNCHNINFAFRTVCNMRKCNTPRPENQGSKPDGSRGSKPKMPEGSWKCEQCNNINYPFRTKCNRPQCGAEKPLQTNNTNDSATDQDNQFLSCNITKLLSKLRLLHESQDNSEQTQTDLPGDVAGAPMSSHVFRMAALSVLQNSLAN, via the exons ATGTCTTCTCAG GTCGACAGCCGCAACCAATCCGCTGGGAAGCGCGCGCGCACCGACG GCAGCCGGCGTGAGGATGACTGGGTTTGCCCCAGCTGCAAGAATGTCAACTTCGCTTTCCGCACCACTTGCAACATGCGCAACTGCAACCAGTCCAGGCCAGCGGATCACACG AAGGCCATGCAAAAGCCTATGCAGACTCCGCCCCACTACACCACGTCAGGGGGTTACATGGGCCCAGGGACACCTCCATCGATGTACCTTGGTGGGGGTGCTCCCCCGTATGGGACCTCCATGTTTAATGGACCTGCAATGCCGCCGCGCTATGGCATTCCTCAGTTCCCTGGGAGTTCGGCGTATCCATATGGATATGGTGGTCGCATACCGATGGGGAGCCCCTACGGGCCGATGCAAATGGCCGGGCCACCTCCATATTCTGGTGGATCTATGATGGGAGCAG GTGGAATGTATGGAATGCCCATGGACAGATATGGCTTAATTCCTCCTAGTCCTGGTTCAATG GGCACAAGGGCTGGCTCATATTCTGATGAAGGTTCCCAGAAGAAGCCTGCAG GATCTGGGCGTGATAATGATTGGGAGTGTCCAAATTGCCACAACATCAACTTCGCCTTTCGCACAGTCTGTAATATGAGAAAGTGCAACACACCAAGACCTGAAAACCAG GGATCTAAGCCAGATGGTTCAAGAGGCTCAA AACCAAAGATGCCAGAGGGCAGTTGGAAGTGCGAGCAGTGCAATAACATAAACTATCCATTCAGAACAAAATGCAatcgtcctcaatgtggagcaGAGAAGCCACTGCAGACAAACAATACAAATGATTCAGCAACAGATCAGGACAATCAG TTTTTGTCATGTAACATTACGAAGCTTTTATCAAAGCTGCGACTTCTTCATGAATCTCAAGACAACAGTGAGCAGACACAGACGGATCTTCCTGGTGATGTGGCTGGAGCACCAATGAGTTCTCACGTGTTCCGGATGGCAGCACTCAGTGTGTTGCAGAACAGTCTTGCAAACTAA
- the LOC120678805 gene encoding ranBP2-type zinc finger protein At1g67325-like isoform X3, producing the protein MSSQVDSRNQSAGKRARTDGSRREDDWVCPSCKNVNFAFRTTCNMRNCNQSRPADHTKAMQKPMQTPPHYTTSGGYMGPGTPPSMYLGGGAPPYGTSMFNGPAMPPRYGIPQFPGSSAYPYGYGGRIPMGSPYGPMQMAGPPPYSGGSMMGAGGMYGMPMDRYGLIPPSPGSMGTRAGSYSDEGSQKKPAGSGRDNDWECPNCHNINFAFRTVCNMRKCNTPRPENQGSKPDGSRGSKPKMPEGSWKCEQCNNINYPFRTKCNRPQCGAEKPLQTNNTNDSATDQDNQ; encoded by the exons ATGTCTTCTCAG GTCGACAGCCGCAACCAATCCGCTGGGAAGCGCGCGCGCACCGACG GCAGCCGGCGTGAGGATGACTGGGTTTGCCCCAGCTGCAAGAATGTCAACTTCGCTTTCCGCACCACTTGCAACATGCGCAACTGCAACCAGTCCAGGCCAGCGGATCACACG AAGGCCATGCAAAAGCCTATGCAGACTCCGCCCCACTACACCACGTCAGGGGGTTACATGGGCCCAGGGACACCTCCATCGATGTACCTTGGTGGGGGTGCTCCCCCGTATGGGACCTCCATGTTTAATGGACCTGCAATGCCGCCGCGCTATGGCATTCCTCAGTTCCCTGGGAGTTCGGCGTATCCATATGGATATGGTGGTCGCATACCGATGGGGAGCCCCTACGGGCCGATGCAAATGGCCGGGCCACCTCCATATTCTGGTGGATCTATGATGGGAGCAG GTGGAATGTATGGAATGCCCATGGACAGATATGGCTTAATTCCTCCTAGTCCTGGTTCAATG GGCACAAGGGCTGGCTCATATTCTGATGAAGGTTCCCAGAAGAAGCCTGCAG GATCTGGGCGTGATAATGATTGGGAGTGTCCAAATTGCCACAACATCAACTTCGCCTTTCGCACAGTCTGTAATATGAGAAAGTGCAACACACCAAGACCTGAAAACCAG GGATCTAAGCCAGATGGTTCAAGAGGCTCAA AACCAAAGATGCCAGAGGGCAGTTGGAAGTGCGAGCAGTGCAATAACATAAACTATCCATTCAGAACAAAATGCAatcgtcctcaatgtggagcaGAGAAGCCACTGCAGACAAACAATACAAATGATTCAGCAACAGATCAGGACAATCAG TGA
- the LOC120677354 gene encoding uncharacterized protein LOC120677354 — translation MGLPSRTSPFPSRLLSPHAHLRAMDGTSPLTDRHMFGYILYSDPATRRLHSQLCRSIYWLASAMMEFSDEEEQGPSPASESESVPECPPLMAPQPPSSQRPLLLNPAYARCKSVIHDELRSFRAFLQWCALDHSTRAGRAASYAAFLALALLVPAAVSVSLRADAALSPASASAITFNRVAQVPATGLAAISFATLAVFFRRLGGLRQLLLLDGALRDDTAYVRRGYARELDRSFRLLAALLLPSLCVEAAHKAVFFFCTVRVEPPAALGVVLPPLLPPWRVPWRAVALVATVASWVFRTGVFLLVCVLFRLTCELQILRFVGIHHMFDVEARAAAAAEIFAEHRRIRTQLLATSHRYRAFIICCLVTITVSQLGALLVVLSSGDAKSFSNTGDLLVGSAVQLSGFFMCLFGAARITHRAQRIVSIASQWHMSMVAAMRHGKPSPGSDADASRVSGSSAAVPQAAEPGAACSYKSRQALVTYLRHNGGGITLFGFTLDRGLLHAIFVFEMTLVLWILSKVVVLQ, via the exons ATGGGCCTCCCCTCTCGCACCTCTCCTTTCCCCTCCCGACTCCTCAGTCCTCACGCACACTTGCGCGCCATGGATGGCACCTCGCCGCTCACCGATCGCCACATGTTCGGCTATATATTGTACTCCGATCCCGCGACTCGACGGCTTCATTCTCAACTGTGTCGAAGCATCTACTGGCTAGCTAGCGCAATGATGGAGTTCTCtgacgaggaggagcagggcccgtcgccggcgtcggagtcggagtcggTGCCGGAGTGCCCGCCGCTAAtggcgccgcagccgccgtcgtCGCAGCGGCCGCTGCTGCTGAACCCGGCGTACGCGCGGTGCAAGTCGGTGATCCACGACGAGCTGCGCAGCTTCCGCGCGTTCCTGCAGTGGTGCGCGCTCGACCACTCCACccgcgccgggcgcgccgcctcgTACGCGGCGTTCCTGGCGCTTGCGCTCCTGGTGCCGGCCGCCGTCTCGGTCTCGCtccgcgccgacgccgcgctGTCCCCGGCCTCCGCGTCCGCCATCACCTTCAACCGCGTCGCCCAGGTGCCCGCCACGGGGCTCGCCGCCATCTCCTTCGCCACGCTGGCCGTCTTCTTCCGCCGCCTCGGGGGGCTCCGGCAGCTGCTGCTCCTCGACGGCGCGCTCCGCGACGACACCGCCTACGTCCGCCGCGGCTACGCGCGGGAGCTGGACCGCTCGTTCCGCCTCCTggcggcgctcctcctcccGTCCCTCTGCGTCGAGGCCGCGCACAaggccgtcttcttcttctgcaccgTCCGGGTGGAGCCCCCCGCGGCGCTGGGCGTGGTGCTcccgccgctcctcccgccGTGGCGGGTCCCCTGGCGCGCGGTGGCGCTGGTCGCCACGGTGGCGTCGTGGGTGTTCCGCACGGGGGTGTTCCTGCTGGTGTGCGTGCTGTTCCGCCTCACCTGCGAGCTCCAGATCCTGCGCTTCGTGGGCATCCACCACATGTTCGACGtcgaggcgcgcgccgccgccgccgccgagatcttcgccgagcaccgccgcatCCGGACGCAGCTGCTGGCCACCAGCCACCGGTACCGGGCGTTCATCATCTGCTGCCTCGTCACCATCACCGTCAGCCAGCTCGGcgcgctcctcgtcgtcctctccTCCGGGGACGCCAAGAGCTTCTCCAACACCGGCGACCTCCTGGTCGGCTCGGCGGTGCAGCTGAGCGGCTTCTTCATGTGCCTGTTCGGCGCGGCCAGGATCACGCACAGGGCGCAGAGGATCGTGTCCATCGCCAGCCAGTGGCACATGAGCATGGTGGCCGCCATGCGCCACGGCAAGCCGTCGCCGGGCAGCGACGCCGACGCGTCCCGCGTCTCCGGCTCGTCGGCGGCCGTACCCCAGGCGGCGGAGCCCGGCGCGGCGTGCTCGTACAAGAGCAGACAAGCACTTG TGACGTACCTGCGCCACAACGGCGGCGGCATCACCCTGTTCGGCTTCACGCTCGACAGGGGGCTCCTCCACGCCATCTTCGTCTTCGAGATGACTCTGGTGCTCTGGATCCTCAGCAAAGTTGTGGTGCTCCAGTAG